A single genomic interval of Penicillium psychrofluorescens genome assembly, chromosome: 2 harbors:
- a CDS encoding uncharacterized protein (ID:PFLUO_003894-T1.cds;~source:funannotate) — translation MFGYENKDAATTLGCALLTGLSIWYLTTYLLSPLRQFPGPFLAGWTNLWRMFHVRQGKYQVVIHELHKKYGPVVRIAPNVLDLDIPELVKTIYNTKADYLKTEFYHGSSAKNNGKIIYNLFSECNSEIHAQQKRPISKHYSMTGVLPLEPHIDEMIQYFCQRLEEKFIDGSNSTKTCDLGEWIEFYTWDVVGKATFSQPIGYLDKGYDFDKTLSTANVAMDYFSMVGQMPILDHLLDKNPVYRIGPPSFGTITNISIQHLMDRLQNKDTDYHDPSKPDFLDKFIETKEKFPDVVDDMQIVSYLMINMIAGADTTGITLNAVLYFSLKHPHVWQRLSAEIPAHDPTSGATVVSYKSAKESPYLDAVVREAMRCHPSVSMLLERYVPKSGLILPDGRFVPAGSIVGMNPYILGRNASVWGEDAEVFRPERWLRDETRETEDAFQERLRSMNNADFAFGGGSRICIGKHLGLLEVYKVIATLVSRYNIKLAHPEKDWVTHNSFFVRQTGIEVKLTRRTH, via the exons ATGTTTGGTTACGAGAATAAGGATGCTGCCACCACGCTTGGCTGTGCCTTGCTGACAGGTCTGTCGATCTGGTATCTGACGACATATCTCTTGTCACCGCTGCGCCAGTTTCCTGGCCCCTTCCTCGCCG GCTGGACGAATCTATGGCGCATGTTTCACGTTCGACAGGGAAAGTACCAAGTGGTCATCCACGAGTTACACAAGAAGTACGGTCCGGTGGTGCGCATTGCCCCCAATGTGCTGGACCTGGATATCCCCGAGTTGGTCAAGACAATCTACAACACCAAAGCAGATTATCTGAAG ACCGAGTTCTATCATGGCAGTAGCGCCAAAAATAACGGCAAAATCATCTACAATCTCTTCAGCGAGTGCAATTCTGAAATCCATGCACAGCAGAAGCGACCCATCTCAAAGCACTATTCCATGACCGGGGTGCTTCCGTTGGAACCCCATATAGATGAGATGATTCAGTACTTCTGTCAGCGTCTGGAGGAGAAGTTCATTGATGGATCTAATTCCACTAAAACATGCGATCTAGGCGAATGGATTGAGTTCT ACACCTGGGACGTGGTGGGCAAGGCCACTTTCAGCCAACCCATTGGATACCTGGACAAGGGCTATGATTTTGACAAGACCCTAAGCACCGCGAATGTCGCCATGGACTACTTTTCCATGGTCGGACAAATGCCAATCCTGGACCACTTGTTGGACAAGAACCCTGTTTACCGGATTGGGCCCCCGTCCTTCGGAACCATCACCAACATCTCGATCCAGCACCTCATGGACCGACTTCAGAACAAGGACACCGACTACCATGACCCAAGCAAGCCCGACTTCCTAGACAAATTCATCGAGACCAAGGAGAAATTCCcggatgtggtggatgacATGCAAATCGTCTCGTATCTGATGATCAACATGATTGCAGGAGCCGACACGACGGGTATCACCCTTAACGCGGTATTGtacttctccttgaagcACCCTCACGTCTGGCAGCGTCTGAGCGCCGAGATTCCCGCACATGATCCTACCTCTGGAGCCACGGTAGTATCCTACAAATCCGCCAAGGAGAGCCCATATTTGGATGCCGTGGTACGTGAGGCAATGAGATGTCATCCCAGTGTCTCCATGCTCCTGGAACGATACGTGCCAAAGAGTGGTCTCATCCTCCCCGATGGACGTTTCGTTCCCGCGGGCTCCATAGTTGGCATGAACCCCTACATTTTGGGGCGCAATGCGTCTGTCTGGGGCGAAGATGCCGAAGTGTTCCGTCCAGAGAGATGGCTCCGCGATGAGACGCGGGAGACAGAGGATGCGTTCCAAGAACGTCTGCGATCAATGAACAATGCTGACTTTGCTTTTGGCGGTGGAAGCCGTATCTGTATTGGAAAGCATCTGGGCCTACTAGAGGTGTACAAGGTTATTGCAACTCTTGTGTCGCGCTACAATATCAAGCTGGCTCATCCGGAGAAGGATTGGGTGACGCATAATAGCTTCTTTGTGCGACAGACCGGTATCGAGGTGAAACTTACTCGCCGGACCCACTAA
- a CDS encoding uncharacterized protein (ID:PFLUO_003893-T1.cds;~source:funannotate) codes for MAEPKAQDPIETAVEPGDEQLQYYPTTEGPGSDSSMTKVIQNARAATTKEQNMTLLQGIKLYPKAVAWSILISTCIAMEGYDISLVNNFYAFSTFNHKYGTQMADGTYQVTAPWQAGLSNGAYVGEIIGLFFNGWASERFGYRYTIMACLILISAWTAIFFTAQNVQSLLAAEILSGIPWGVFQTLTITYASEVCPVALRGYLTTYVNFCWGLGQLIGVGVIKGMLNRDDQWAYRIPYGLQWMWPLPLFIGIFLAPESPWWLVRKGRTQDAKRALERLTSKNRETDFDSEETIAMMVHTTALEAKITNGASYLDCFRGTDLRRTEIVCMVWAIQNLSGNSFSNYSTYFLEQAGLSSSTSYAFAMGQYSINMVGVFGAWFLMTLGIGRRSLCLYGLCGLCVMLLVMGFLGLVPEDHRNQSSLATGSMMLVWAMFYQLTVGTVCYSLVAELSTRRLQIKTVVLGRCLYNIVAIICGVLTPYMLNPSAWNWGNYAGFFWGGICFLCIIYAYFRVPEPRGRSFAELDLLFERKVGARKFASTEVDVFEETVEEGVINDYREQKSDTTDPSEVEKNPNENYR; via the exons GGGCTCGGACTCGTCCATGACCAAAGTCATTCAGAATGCCAGGGCGGCAACGACAAAGGAGCAGAACATGACCCTGCTGCAGGGCATCAAGCTCTACCCCAAGGCCGTTGCGTGGAGCATCCTCATCTCCACGTGTATTGCCATGGAGGGGTACGATATCAGTCTGGTCAACAATTTTTACGCGTTCAGCACGTTCAATCACAAATATGGCACCCAAATGGCGGATGGCACGTACCAAGTCACTGCACCG TGGCAAGCGGGTCTGAGCAACGGCGCCTATGTCGGCGAGATCATCGGATTGTTCTTCAACGGTTGGGCTTCGGAGCGCTTCGGATATCGGTACACAATTATGGCCTGCTTGATTCTGATCTCCGCCTGGacggccatcttcttcacggcCCAGAACGTGCAGTCCctgctggcggcggagatCCTCAGCGGCATTCCCTGGGGTGTCTTTCAGACTTTGACCATCACCTACGCCTCGGAGGTATGCCCGGTCGCCCTGCGAGGGTATTTGACTACATATGTCAACTTTTGTTGGGGTCTAGGCCAGCTCATTGGTGTCGGTGTAATCAAGGGGATGTTGAACCGGGACGACCAGTGGGCATACCGTATCCCATATGGCTTGCAGTGGATGTGGCCCCTTCCGCTCTTCATCGGCATTTTCCTTGCACCCGAATCACCCTGGTGGCTGGTCCGAAAAGGTCGCACGCAGGATGCGAAACGTGCGCTAGAGCGGTTGACCAGCAAGAACCGCGAGACCGATTTTGATTCGGAAGAAACCATTGCCATGATGGTGCATACCACGGCTCTGGAGGCCAAAATCACAAACGGTGCCAGTTACTTGGACTGTTTCAGAGGCACAGATCTGCGCCGCACCGAGATCGTTTGCATGGTGTGGGCTATCCAGAATCTCAGCGGAaattccttctccaactACTCGACATACTTTCTCGAACAGGCCGGCCTcagctcttccacctcctACGCCTTCGCCATGGGTCAGTACAGCATCAACATGGTGGGCGTGTTTGGTGCATGGTTCCTGATGACGCTGGGTATCGGTCGTCGCTCGCTTTGTCTGTACGGACTGTGCGGACTGTGCGTCATGCTGCTCGTCATGGGTTTCCTCGGACTCGTCCCCGAGGATCACCGCAACCAATCGTCCCTGGCCACAGGCTCGATGATGCTCGTCTGGGCCATGTTTTACCAGCTGACCGTCGGCACGGTCTGCTACTCGCTCGTGGCTGAGCTGTCGACGCGCCGGCTGCAGATCAAGACCGTCGTCCTGGGCCGCTGTCTCTACAACATCGTCGCCATTATCTGCGGTGTTCTAACCCCCTACATGCTCAACCCGAGCGCGTGGAATTGGGGAAACTACGCCGGCTTCTTCTGGGGCGGCATATGCTTCCTCTGCATCATCTACGCGTACTTCCGCGTTCCCGAGCCGCGCGGCCGCTCGTTCGCTGAGCTGGATCTACTCTTTGAGCGCAAAGTTGGCGCCCGCAAGTTCGCTTCCACTGAGGTCGACGTCTTCGAGGAGACGGTCGAGGAGGGCGTCATCAACGATTACCGCGAGCAGAAGAGCGACACGACGGATCCCAgcgaggtggagaagaacCCTAACGAGAATTATAGGTAA